One window from the genome of Helicoverpa zea isolate HzStark_Cry1AcR chromosome 6, ilHelZeax1.1, whole genome shotgun sequence encodes:
- the LOC124631356 gene encoding G-protein coupled receptor dmsr-1-like: MQGDGVAYCVPEGQAFQRAYVRIHGYIALLICLLGSAANSVNIAVLSRKEMISSTNSILTGLAVADLLVMIDYIPLALHIYTDICAELNRNSYAWAVYVYFHSIFSQTFHTISIWLTITLAVWRFIAIKFPQKNRTLCNKKNTNIAIAVAYAVCPILCLPIYFAMKIQEIPSSSKNGHENVTLNDTDIIKNATVSTEREYAIVMTDNNELLTAIFWIYSVFIKLIPCVVLSILSVLLILKMKSSDRRRQKLLKKSAITTNEGEKARLNEDGGKRAGGGGGRTDRTTRMLVALLGLFLATELPQALFGLLTAIAPHLFQVCYYAFGEVMDLMALVGSAVNFVLYCSMSRQFRSTFTRLARKVLPLGTPAEPVTALKA; encoded by the exons ATGCAAGGCGACGGCGTGGCGTATTGCGTGCCAGAGGGGCAGGCTTTCCAGCGAGCCTATGTCCGCATCCATGGGTACATCGCATTACTCATCTGCCTGCTGGGTAGTGCTGCTAATTCCGTCAACATCGCCGTACTCAGTCGAAAAGAGATGATCTCATCTACAAATTCTATCCTCACCGGGCTGGCAGTCGCTGATCTGCTCGTTATGATTGACTACATCCCACTGGCGTTACATATTTATACAGATATCTGCGCAGAACTCAATCGCAATTCATATGCATGGGCTGTTTACGTCTATTTTCACTCCATATTCAGTCAAACCTTCCATACGATATCTATTTGGTTGACGATCACGCTTGCTGTTTGGAGGTTCATAGCCATAAAGTTTCCACAAAAAAATAGGACGTTGTGTAACAAGAAGAACACCAATATCGCTATAGCAGTGGCGTATGCCGTGTGTCCAATACTTTGTCTTCCCATATATTTTGCGATGAAAATTCAAGAAATTCCTTCTTCGTCGAAAAATGGGCACGAAAACGTTACATTGAACGATACGGATATAATTAAGAATGCAACAGTGAGCACGGAGCGAGAGTACGCTATAGTGATGACAGATAATAACGAGTTGCTCACAGCTATTTTTTGGATTTACAGCGTGTTTATAAAGCTCATACCTTGTGTAGTGTTATCAATACTGAGTGTGCTACTAATACTAAAAATGAAGTCGAGTGATAGAAGAAGacaaaaattactgaaaaaatctGCAATCACAACTAACGAG GGTGAGAAAGCCCGGTTGAATGAAGATGGCGGGAAGCGAGCTGGAGGTGGCGGTGGACGCACAGACCGGACGACTCGGATGCTGGTCGCTCTACTAGGACTCTTCCTAGCTACAGAACTACCACAAGCCCTCTTCGGCCTACTTACAGCTATAGCTCCGCACCTCTTTCAAGTCTGTTATTACGCTTTTG GTGAGGTGATGGATTTGATGGCATTGGTGGGGTCCGCGGTGAACTTCGTGCTGTACTGCAGCATGAGCCGTCAGTTTCGTTCCACGTTCACGCGGCTGGCGCGCAAGGTGCTGCCTCTGGGCACGCCAGCCGAGCCGGTCACCGCACTGAAGGCGTAG